A single Candidatus Desulfarcum epimagneticum DNA region contains:
- a CDS encoding Endonuclease, which yields MFNIMGKYEQIIEWVFNQNYHSDMLRAPFSREELVKASGALGLERIKNLGDIPYSFRFRRELPEYIRNTAPEGTEWIIVGAGIGEYEFRLASPGKIKQNPHVKPVKVPDATPEIVRQYASGIDEQALLTRARYNRLVDIFTGITCYSIQNHLRTTLSDIGQVEVDEIYVGVNKRGTHFIFPCQAKSPGDSFGIVQVMQDIALCRERYPNAICKSIALQFINDNGAAILELAVTEEDELLKLNIVEEKHYQLVPRSEISSAELGRLIDNEIEG from the coding sequence ATGTTCAACATCATGGGAAAATATGAACAAATTATAGAATGGGTTTTCAATCAAAACTATCATTCGGATATGTTGCGCGCGCCTTTCAGCCGGGAAGAATTGGTTAAAGCATCCGGGGCGTTAGGGCTTGAGAGGATAAAAAATTTAGGGGATATTCCATACTCATTTCGTTTTCGGAGAGAATTGCCGGAATATATCCGGAATACCGCTCCGGAGGGGACAGAATGGATTATCGTCGGGGCCGGGATCGGAGAGTATGAGTTTCGCCTTGCCTCTCCCGGAAAAATCAAACAAAATCCTCATGTCAAGCCTGTGAAAGTGCCGGATGCGACGCCGGAGATAGTCCGCCAATATGCCTCTGGAATAGATGAGCAAGCGCTTTTGACTCGGGCCAGATACAATAGACTTGTGGATATCTTCACCGGAATAACCTGCTACTCCATTCAAAATCATCTGCGCACCACTTTAAGCGATATCGGGCAAGTGGAAGTTGATGAGATTTATGTGGGCGTTAATAAAAGAGGGACTCATTTTATTTTTCCTTGCCAGGCAAAGTCGCCAGGCGACAGCTTCGGAATTGTCCAGGTAATGCAGGATATCGCATTGTGTCGGGAACGGTATCCAAACGCCATTTGCAAATCTATCGCTTTACAGTTTATAAATGATAACGGAGCCGCTATTCTGGAACTTGCGGTCACCGAAGAAGATGAACTTTTAAAGCTCAATATCGTTGAGGAAAAACATTATCAATTGGTTCCGAGATCGGAAATTTCAAGCGCGGAATTGGGAAGGTTGATTGACAATGAAATAGAGGGTTGA
- a CDS encoding conserved hypothetical protein (Evidence 4 : Unknown function but conserved in other organisms), producing MQQTPLQYSLPFDPPFEDRLPARQSNKARQNDNSIRFEDRVFHDWYRFVLSYPPHLVRKYLNDFGLDQRSIVLDPFCGTGTTLVEAKRNGVKAIGLEANPFPCFASRVKTDWNISADELRLFAKQVSEEVYVELSRQGIDDKFLTCDSDVPLRTLNEHAFRTLIKNSISPLPLHKTLVLLDKISVFQNTPAYNHGILALGNALVQSIGNLRFGPEVGVGKIKRDVPVVAVWMQEIRKMARDLKSANDKKYPEINVYLSDARNLGQAVRKHSIDAVITSPPYPNEKDYTRATRLESVVLGFFQDMRHLRGFKKTFLRSNTRGVYKSDSDDKWVADVDEIQRLASAIEARRIELGKTSGFEKMYARVTRLYFGGMARHLSTLTRILRPGAKLAYVVGDQASYLRVMIKTGRILALIAERQGYQVERIDLFRTRFATATQNNLREEVVVLRWPG from the coding sequence ATGCAACAAACACCTTTACAGTATTCTTTGCCGTTTGATCCTCCCTTTGAAGATCGCCTTCCTGCCAGACAATCAAACAAGGCCAGACAAAACGACAATTCCATCCGTTTTGAAGACCGAGTTTTTCACGATTGGTATCGATTTGTTTTGTCCTACCCGCCACATCTGGTTAGAAAATATTTGAATGATTTCGGCTTGGATCAGCGCTCTATTGTTTTAGACCCTTTCTGCGGAACGGGAACCACGCTGGTGGAAGCAAAACGGAACGGGGTTAAAGCCATAGGCCTGGAAGCCAATCCTTTTCCCTGTTTCGCATCCAGAGTCAAGACAGATTGGAACATCTCCGCTGATGAATTGCGACTGTTCGCAAAGCAGGTGTCGGAAGAGGTTTATGTGGAGTTGTCCCGTCAGGGGATAGACGATAAATTCCTGACTTGCGATTCAGATGTTCCATTAAGGACGCTTAACGAGCATGCCTTCCGGACACTGATAAAAAATTCGATCAGCCCCCTTCCCCTGCATAAAACCCTTGTGCTTCTTGATAAAATCAGCGTTTTTCAAAATACTCCCGCATATAACCACGGCATATTGGCGCTTGGCAATGCTTTGGTTCAATCAATCGGCAATCTTCGATTTGGCCCTGAAGTAGGGGTCGGCAAAATCAAAAGAGATGTTCCGGTTGTCGCTGTGTGGATGCAGGAGATAAGAAAGATGGCCAGGGACTTAAAGTCGGCGAATGATAAAAAATATCCTGAAATTAATGTATATCTGTCCGACGCAAGAAATCTTGGACAAGCGGTTCGGAAACATTCAATAGACGCCGTTATCACCTCTCCGCCATATCCAAATGAAAAAGATTATACGAGGGCGACGCGCCTCGAGTCTGTGGTTTTGGGGTTTTTTCAAGATATGCGACACCTGCGGGGTTTTAAAAAAACGTTTCTTAGATCGAACACAAGAGGAGTGTACAAATCAGACAGCGATGACAAATGGGTGGCGGACGTTGATGAGATACAACGCTTGGCGTCAGCCATTGAGGCCCGCCGGATTGAACTCGGAAAAACTTCGGGGTTTGAAAAGATGTATGCAAGAGTCACCAGACTTTACTTTGGCGGCATGGCCCGCCATCTTTCAACGCTGACCAGAATTCTTAGGCCTGGAGCTAAATTGGCTTATGTGGTCGGCGATCAGGCTTCCTACTTGCGGGTGATGATTAAAACCGGCCGAATTTTGGCGCTGATAGCCGAAAGACAAGGATATCAGGTTGAAAGGATTGATTTGTTTCGCACCAGGTTTGCCACAGCCACACAAAATAACTTGCGGGAAGAAGTCGTTGTGTTAAGATGGCCGGGATGA
- a CDS encoding conserved hypothetical protein (Evidence 4 : Unknown function but conserved in other organisms), producing the protein MINMNEERYCPRVEMEGGAGAMRPFFFILRKGFGVRAQNGTSVTDFLRRDMGISEEILEQRIQTLFLNGKALDDPALSLLYDGASLALSSAMPGVAGATLRKGGAYAPMRAAISLDGPGDGDGESGHAPKDGRVRVKLFNMMARELGPFFWKKGIFISGPDLADALGGAEADRMEFFLDGEEITVRDLIEKIKNEPRALFRARISG; encoded by the coding sequence ATGATCAACATGAATGAGGAAAGATATTGCCCCCGGGTTGAGATGGAGGGAGGGGCCGGCGCCATGCGTCCCTTTTTTTTCATTTTGAGAAAGGGGTTCGGGGTCCGGGCCCAAAACGGGACGTCGGTGACGGATTTTTTGCGCCGGGACATGGGAATCAGCGAAGAGATACTGGAGCAAAGAATCCAGACCCTTTTTTTAAACGGAAAAGCGCTGGACGACCCGGCCCTGTCCCTTCTCTATGACGGCGCCTCGCTGGCCCTTTCGTCGGCCATGCCCGGGGTGGCCGGGGCCACCTTGAGAAAAGGCGGGGCCTACGCGCCCATGCGGGCCGCCATCTCCCTTGACGGCCCGGGAGATGGGGACGGCGAAAGCGGCCATGCCCCAAAAGACGGGCGTGTCCGGGTCAAGCTTTTCAACATGATGGCGCGGGAGCTGGGGCCCTTTTTTTGGAAAAAGGGGATTTTCATCAGCGGCCCGGACCTGGCGGACGCCCTGGGAGGGGCGGAGGCGGACAGGATGGAATTTTTTCTGGACGGCGAAGAAATCACGGTCCGGGATCTCATTGAAAAAATCAAAAACGAGCCCCGGGCGCTTTTCCGGGCCCGGATTTCCGGATAG
- a CDS encoding conserved hypothetical protein (Evidence 4 : Unknown function but conserved in other organisms) translates to MDKILRINVGAEGGPSFDVGPLGDYEGLGGRAMTSAIVAKEVPPLCHPLGENNKLAIAPGMMSGSAAAISGRISVGCKSPLTGGIKESNAGGQAGQTLGRLGYAAIILEGKPVDDTLYKVVINKDGVEIKADNSLKMLGNYDLIDKIKADFGDKVACISIGPAGEMKLSAASVACTDMEQRPTRHAGRGGVGAVMGSKNIKVIVIDDTDAPMRSPKNPDAFKAANKEFVQGLRKHAVTGEGLPAYGTNVLTNVINEAGGFPTNNFSDGRFDGASKISGESQAELEESRGGLPTHGCHKGCVIRCSGVYMDKNGKYLTKQPEYETVWAHGANCGIDDLDTIAMLDRLDDDYGLDTIEMGATIGVAMEAGLAEFGDGEAAINLIKEVGKGTHLGRILGSGAGATGKIFGVERVPVVKNQALPAYDPRAVQGIGVTYATTPMGGDHTAGYAVTANVLGVGGTVDPLKPEGQVELSRNLQIATAALDSTGFCLFIAFAILDQPETFQAMVDVINGFHGLSLTGDDVVELGKSILRNERDFNKRAGFTAQDDRLPEFFLKEPLPPHNLTFQVSDEELDQVHNF, encoded by the coding sequence ATGGACAAAATTTTGCGCATCAATGTGGGAGCGGAAGGCGGTCCGTCGTTTGACGTCGGCCCCCTGGGAGACTATGAAGGTTTGGGCGGACGCGCCATGACATCCGCCATTGTGGCCAAAGAAGTTCCGCCGCTTTGCCATCCCCTTGGCGAAAACAACAAGCTGGCGATCGCCCCGGGCATGATGAGCGGAAGCGCGGCGGCCATATCCGGCCGGATTTCGGTGGGCTGCAAAAGCCCCCTTACCGGCGGAATCAAAGAGTCCAACGCCGGGGGCCAGGCCGGGCAGACCCTGGGGCGCCTGGGGTACGCGGCCATCATTCTGGAGGGCAAACCCGTTGACGACACCCTTTATAAGGTCGTGATCAACAAAGACGGCGTGGAGATCAAAGCCGACAATTCCCTCAAGATGCTGGGCAACTATGATCTGATCGATAAAATCAAAGCGGATTTCGGGGACAAGGTCGCCTGCATTTCCATCGGCCCGGCCGGGGAGATGAAGCTGTCGGCGGCGTCGGTGGCCTGCACGGACATGGAGCAGCGGCCCACAAGGCACGCCGGCCGCGGCGGCGTGGGCGCGGTCATGGGATCGAAGAACATCAAAGTCATCGTCATCGACGACACGGACGCGCCCATGAGAAGCCCCAAAAACCCCGATGCCTTCAAGGCGGCCAACAAGGAGTTTGTCCAGGGACTGAGAAAACACGCGGTGACGGGCGAAGGGCTTCCGGCCTACGGCACCAACGTGCTCACCAACGTCATCAACGAGGCCGGCGGCTTTCCGACAAACAATTTTTCGGACGGCCGGTTTGACGGGGCCTCCAAGATCAGCGGCGAATCCCAGGCCGAGCTGGAAGAGTCCCGGGGCGGGCTGCCCACCCACGGATGCCACAAGGGCTGCGTGATCCGCTGCTCGGGCGTGTATATGGACAAAAACGGAAAATACCTCACCAAACAGCCGGAATATGAGACGGTGTGGGCCCACGGCGCCAACTGCGGCATCGACGACCTGGACACCATCGCCATGCTGGACCGGCTGGACGACGATTACGGGCTGGACACCATTGAAATGGGCGCCACCATCGGTGTGGCCATGGAGGCGGGCCTGGCCGAATTCGGAGACGGAGAGGCGGCCATCAACCTGATCAAAGAAGTCGGAAAAGGCACCCACCTGGGACGCATACTGGGCAGCGGCGCGGGCGCCACCGGCAAGATTTTCGGCGTGGAGCGCGTTCCCGTGGTCAAGAATCAGGCGCTTCCGGCCTACGATCCCCGCGCGGTTCAGGGCATCGGCGTCACCTACGCCACGACCCCCATGGGCGGGGACCACACGGCCGGCTACGCCGTGACCGCCAATGTCCTGGGCGTGGGCGGAACCGTGGATCCCTTAAAGCCGGAGGGCCAGGTGGAGTTGTCGCGGAATCTTCAGATCGCCACCGCCGCTCTGGATTCCACCGGTTTTTGCCTGTTCATCGCCTTTGCCATCCTGGACCAGCCGGAAACCTTCCAGGCCATGGTGGATGTGATCAACGGCTTTCACGGCCTCAGCCTGACCGGCGACGATGTGGTCGAGCTTGGAAAATCCATCCTGAGAAATGAGCGGGACTTCAACAAAAGGGCCGGATTCACGGCCCAGGACGACCGGCTGCCCGAATTTTTCTTAAAAGAGCCCCTGCCTCCGCACAACCTGACCTTCCAGGTGTCCGACGAGGAGCTGGACCAGGTTCACAACTTTTAA
- the serC gene encoding Phosphoserine aminotransferase, with protein sequence MTQNRIHNFNAGPAALPLPVLEEIQASLTDFKGSGMSIMEVSHRSKWFDDVINDAVDRVKRLLNLDDRFTVLFMPGGASMQFALIPMNFLAGDDPADYVDTGTWSTKAIKEARIQKKNIQVLASSEDKNYSYIPKDISFTKGAVYAHITSNNTIKGTQWASFPDTGGVPLIADMSSDIFSRAIDPEKFGLIYAGAQKNMGPAGVCLAAIRKDMLDRVPEDLPSMLKYATFAEKNSMYNTPPCFAIYTVQLVLKWLEETMGGIVKMEEANRKKAAILYDAIDSSDFYQATAEKDSRSLMNVTFRLGNEDLEKRFVSQALENGLGGLKGHRSVGGCRASIYNAATLEGIQALVDFMKGFEKENG encoded by the coding sequence ATGACACAAAACCGCATCCACAATTTCAACGCCGGGCCCGCGGCCCTTCCTTTGCCTGTCCTGGAGGAGATCCAGGCGTCTTTGACGGACTTCAAAGGCTCCGGGATGTCCATTATGGAGGTCAGCCACCGGTCCAAATGGTTTGACGATGTGATCAACGACGCGGTGGACCGGGTCAAGCGCCTGCTCAATCTGGACGACCGCTTCACCGTGCTCTTCATGCCGGGCGGCGCCAGCATGCAGTTTGCCCTGATTCCCATGAACTTCCTGGCCGGGGACGACCCTGCCGATTATGTGGACACCGGCACATGGTCCACAAAGGCCATCAAAGAGGCCCGAATCCAGAAAAAAAACATTCAGGTGCTCGCCTCTTCCGAGGATAAGAATTATTCGTACATTCCCAAAGACATCTCCTTCACCAAAGGGGCGGTTTACGCTCACATCACGTCCAACAACACCATCAAGGGCACCCAGTGGGCCTCGTTTCCCGACACCGGCGGCGTTCCCCTGATCGCGGACATGTCCTCGGATATTTTCAGCCGGGCCATCGATCCGGAGAAGTTCGGCCTGATTTACGCCGGGGCGCAGAAAAACATGGGGCCGGCCGGGGTCTGCCTGGCGGCGATCCGAAAAGACATGCTGGACCGGGTTCCCGAGGATCTGCCCTCCATGCTCAAGTACGCCACCTTCGCGGAAAAAAATTCCATGTACAACACGCCCCCCTGCTTCGCCATTTACACGGTTCAGCTGGTTTTGAAATGGCTGGAGGAAACCATGGGCGGGATCGTGAAGATGGAGGAGGCCAACCGGAAAAAGGCCGCGATTTTGTACGACGCCATCGATTCCAGCGATTTCTACCAGGCCACGGCGGAAAAGGACAGCCGGTCTTTGATGAACGTGACCTTCCGCCTGGGGAACGAGGATCTGGAAAAGCGTTTTGTGAGCCAGGCGCTTGAGAACGGCCTGGGAGGTCTCAAGGGCCACCGGAGCGTCGGGGGATGCCGCGCGTCCATCTATAACGCCGCCACCCTTGAGGGCATTCAGGCCCTGGTCGATTTTATGAAGGGCTTTGAAAAGGAAAACGGCTGA
- the glnS gene encoding glutamyl-tRNA synthetase (Evidence 2a : Function from experimental evidences in other organisms; PubMedId : 10860750, 1857417, 2464170, 2479982, 6288695, 6389180, 6749844, 9298646, 9562563; Product type e : enzyme) → MTDSSSPSKKRDFIRDIVEADMARGVFPATRFPPEPNGCLHIGHAKSICLNFGIAMENPGGRCNLRFDDTNPAAEDTEFVESIKEDVRWLGYDWEDRLFFASDYFERLFEFARDLIRKEKAYVCDLSDEDTRAYRGTLTEPGRNSPFRDRTVEENLDLFEKMRQGRFEDGARSLRAKIDMASPNLNMRDPVIYRIRKMAHHRTGDRWPIYPMYDFAHCLSDYIEEITHSLCTLEFEDHRPLYDWFLQELDLSPRPRQIEFARLNISRTVLSKRRLSLLVEKGIVDGWDDPRMPTLAGMRRRGYPPEAIRDFCGRIGVAKRDSVVDAELLEHCVRQDLNDRAKRVMGVLNPVRVTLVNYPHDQIEYLDCPSHPEDESMGSRKVPFSRNFYIERDDFMEEAPKKFFRLSPGREVRLRYAYYITCEDVVKDPSTGEIKEIRCVYDPETRGGWSKDGRKVRGTLHWVCADRFCPAPVRLYDRLFDVRDPGAEKDLEARVSPESLKILESCPVEESLGRARPGDFLQFERVGYFVADPEDSKEGRPVFNRTVTLRDSWAKMVKNKKK, encoded by the coding sequence ATGACCGATTCTTCATCCCCTTCGAAAAAACGTGATTTCATCCGGGACATTGTGGAGGCCGACATGGCCCGGGGCGTCTTTCCGGCCACCCGGTTTCCGCCGGAGCCCAACGGCTGTCTGCACATCGGGCACGCCAAGTCCATCTGTTTGAACTTTGGGATCGCCATGGAAAACCCCGGGGGACGCTGCAACCTGCGGTTCGACGACACCAATCCCGCCGCCGAGGACACGGAGTTTGTGGAGTCCATCAAAGAAGACGTCCGCTGGCTGGGCTATGACTGGGAAGACCGCCTTTTTTTCGCCTCGGATTATTTTGAGCGCCTGTTTGAGTTCGCCCGGGACCTGATCCGAAAGGAAAAGGCCTATGTGTGCGATCTGAGCGACGAAGACACCCGGGCATACCGGGGGACTTTGACCGAGCCGGGCCGAAACAGCCCCTTCCGGGACCGGACGGTGGAAGAGAATCTGGATCTGTTCGAAAAGATGCGCCAGGGCCGCTTTGAGGACGGCGCCCGGTCCCTTCGGGCCAAAATCGACATGGCGTCGCCGAACCTGAACATGCGCGACCCCGTGATCTACCGCATTCGGAAAATGGCCCATCACCGGACCGGGGACCGGTGGCCCATTTACCCCATGTACGATTTCGCCCACTGCCTGTCGGATTATATCGAGGAGATCACCCACTCCCTGTGCACCCTGGAGTTTGAGGACCACCGGCCCCTGTACGACTGGTTTCTTCAGGAGCTGGACCTGTCCCCCCGCCCCCGGCAGATCGAGTTCGCCCGGCTCAACATCAGCCGGACGGTTTTAAGCAAACGCAGGCTTTCTCTTCTGGTGGAAAAGGGAATCGTGGACGGATGGGACGATCCCCGGATGCCCACCCTGGCCGGCATGAGGCGCCGGGGGTATCCCCCGGAGGCCATCCGGGATTTCTGCGGGCGAATCGGCGTGGCCAAGCGGGACAGTGTGGTGGACGCGGAGCTTTTGGAGCATTGCGTCCGGCAAGATTTAAACGACCGGGCGAAGCGGGTCATGGGGGTTTTGAACCCGGTTCGGGTGACCCTTGTGAACTATCCCCATGACCAAATCGAGTATCTGGACTGCCCGTCTCATCCCGAGGACGAAAGCATGGGCTCCCGGAAGGTCCCCTTTTCCCGAAATTTTTATATCGAGCGGGACGATTTCATGGAAGAGGCGCCGAAGAAATTTTTTCGTCTGTCGCCCGGCCGCGAGGTCCGGCTTCGATACGCGTATTACATCACGTGCGAGGACGTGGTCAAAGACCCGTCCACGGGAGAGATCAAAGAGATTCGGTGCGTGTATGACCCCGAGACCCGGGGAGGATGGTCAAAGGACGGCCGGAAGGTGAGGGGGACCCTTCACTGGGTGTGCGCGGACCGGTTTTGTCCGGCCCCGGTCAGGCTTTATGACCGGCTGTTTGACGTCCGCGATCCCGGCGCCGAAAAGGACCTGGAGGCCCGCGTGAGCCCCGAATCCCTCAAGATCCTGGAATCGTGTCCGGTGGAGGAGAGCCTGGGCCGGGCGCGGCCCGGGGATTTTTTGCAGTTTGAGCGCGTGGGGTACTTTGTCGCGGATCCCGAAGACTCAAAAGAGGGACGCCCGGTTTTCAACCGGACCGTCACCCTCAGAGATTCGTGGGCGAAAATGGTAAAAAACAAAAAAAAATAA
- a CDS encoding AmmeMemoRadiSam system protein B, translated as MKTRKAHFRGTWYPGDARECEREIDAFLSAGRADDFPGETHVGAVAPHAGWVFSGGPACRAVKRLSGDKTDLVILFGTHLHPGSRPRIMTRGAWETPFGDIRVHEEFASGMMDLFDFDVEMCEGDSFDPPPDNTLEVLLPFVKYFFKDAAVAVAGAPPAPVSIDMGKAAAEICRDMGLAARVLGSTDLTHYGRSYGFLPAGTGKKAVQWARDENDRRVIDAILDMKPREVIDEALKRQNACCAGAAAAAMAASKGLGAFRARLLEYASSHDAQPGDSFVGYAGIVFAAQDKTDA; from the coding sequence ATGAAGACGAGAAAGGCCCATTTCCGGGGGACCTGGTACCCCGGGGACGCGCGGGAATGCGAAAGGGAGATCGACGCGTTTCTTTCGGCCGGCCGGGCGGACGATTTTCCCGGCGAGACGCATGTGGGGGCCGTGGCGCCCCACGCGGGATGGGTGTTTTCCGGGGGGCCGGCCTGCCGGGCCGTGAAACGGCTTTCCGGGGACAAAACAGACCTCGTGATTTTGTTCGGGACCCATCTTCATCCCGGCTCCCGGCCCCGGATCATGACCCGGGGGGCGTGGGAAACCCCTTTCGGGGACATCCGGGTCCATGAGGAATTCGCGTCGGGAATGATGGATTTGTTTGATTTTGACGTTGAAATGTGCGAAGGTGATTCCTTTGATCCCCCGCCGGACAACACCCTGGAAGTTTTGCTTCCCTTTGTGAAATATTTTTTCAAAGACGCCGCTGTGGCCGTCGCGGGGGCGCCCCCGGCGCCGGTTTCCATCGACATGGGAAAGGCGGCCGCCGAAATATGCCGGGACATGGGACTCGCCGCCAGGGTCCTGGGCTCCACGGACCTCACCCATTACGGGCGGTCCTACGGTTTTCTCCCCGCCGGGACCGGGAAAAAGGCCGTTCAGTGGGCCCGGGACGAAAACGACCGGCGCGTCATCGACGCCATTCTGGACATGAAGCCCCGGGAAGTCATTGACGAGGCCCTGAAACGCCAAAACGCCTGCTGCGCCGGCGCGGCGGCTGCGGCCATGGCCGCGTCGAAGGGCCTGGGGGCCTTTCGGGCCCGGCTTCTGGAATACGCCAGCAGCCATGACGCTCAGCCCGGGGACAGTTTCGTGGGATACGCCGGGATTGTGTTCGCGGCGCAAGATAAGACAGATGCGTAA
- a CDS encoding Acyl-CoA thioesterase, with protein sequence MQTPKPVTVPIPVRFSDLDAMNHVNNAVFFTYFEEGRKFLFHDLEDFQDFSFILGSIDCRYIRPVTLESRLQLEIGVDKIGTKSFDLLYRLADASDPSIVFATGRSTQVWYDYEKNLSVEIGEAERKKLEKYPPPVI encoded by the coding sequence ATGCAAACCCCAAAGCCAGTCACCGTTCCCATCCCGGTCCGCTTCAGCGACCTGGACGCCATGAACCACGTCAACAACGCGGTTTTTTTCACCTATTTTGAAGAGGGCCGGAAGTTTCTTTTCCACGACCTGGAGGATTTCCAGGATTTTTCCTTCATCCTGGGAAGCATCGACTGCCGCTACATCCGGCCCGTGACCCTGGAATCCCGGCTTCAGCTTGAGATAGGGGTGGACAAAATCGGGACCAAGAGTTTTGACCTGCTTTACCGCCTCGCGGACGCCTCGGACCCCTCCATTGTGTTCGCCACCGGCCGGTCCACCCAGGTCTGGTACGATTATGAAAAAAACCTTTCCGTTGAAATCGGGGAGGCGGAAAGGAAAAAACTGGAAAAGTATCCGCCGCCCGTCATTTAA
- a CDS encoding Bifunctional adenosylcobalamin biosynthesis protein → MPPHLTLITGGCKSGKSARALQIADGLEKEDGADLEKIFIATCRAADDEMRQRVAAHQKERGPLWKTLEIDVALFEAIDGRDRPGAVTLVDCLTLWVNNLLMEEAGEAVMGRRVRDFLDRLKAPKGRIILVTNEVGSGIVPANPLARRFRDMAGTLNQAAAALAHDVIWMVSGVPVKIK, encoded by the coding sequence ATGCCCCCCCATCTCACCCTTATCACCGGCGGCTGCAAGAGCGGCAAAAGCGCCCGCGCGCTTCAGATCGCGGACGGCCTTGAAAAAGAGGACGGCGCGGACCTGGAAAAAATATTCATCGCCACATGCCGGGCCGCGGATGACGAGATGCGACAGCGCGTGGCGGCCCATCAGAAAGAGCGGGGCCCTTTATGGAAAACCCTGGAGATCGACGTGGCGCTTTTTGAGGCCATAGACGGGCGCGACCGCCCCGGCGCCGTGACCCTGGTGGACTGCCTGACGCTTTGGGTCAACAACCTGCTCATGGAGGAGGCCGGGGAGGCGGTCATGGGCCGGCGGGTCCGGGATTTCCTGGACCGGCTCAAGGCCCCCAAAGGACGAATCATTCTTGTCACCAACGAAGTGGGCTCGGGCATCGTGCCCGCCAACCCCCTGGCCCGGCGGTTCCGGGACATGGCCGGAACCCTCAACCAGGCTGCGGCGGCCCTGGCCCATGACGTCATCTGGATGGTGTCCGGCGTCCCGGTGAAAATTAAATGA
- the cobS gene encoding Adenosylcobinamide-GDP ribazoletransferase, translating to MKGFFSAMRFLTVLPLPAGNPEDFEVGAMIPFFPLAGLVIGGITAVFDAGASFLWGRFVVSILDAALLAALTGALHIDGMGDTADGLFSRRSKERSLEIMKDSRMGAMGVTAIVLTLSVKWAAIAGMDSCRGLFILIIPALSRGSVLFAFRALDYGRTGGLGHDFFNPKLRLSSFGGLAVPAALAFFAGPAAAAILLSAFVLLTAAIIIYYQKRMGRATGDMMGAMIEASETGLFLAAAALA from the coding sequence ATGAAGGGTTTTTTTTCCGCCATGCGGTTTCTGACCGTCCTGCCCCTGCCGGCCGGAAACCCGGAAGATTTCGAAGTCGGGGCCATGATCCCTTTTTTTCCCCTGGCCGGTCTGGTCATCGGCGGAATCACGGCCGTCTTTGACGCGGGGGCGTCGTTTCTGTGGGGGCGTTTCGTGGTCTCCATCCTGGACGCGGCCCTTCTCGCCGCCTTGACCGGCGCGCTTCACATCGACGGGATGGGGGACACGGCGGACGGCCTTTTCAGCCGCCGGAGCAAAGAGCGGTCCCTTGAGATCATGAAGGACAGCCGCATGGGGGCCATGGGCGTGACGGCCATTGTCCTGACCCTGTCGGTCAAGTGGGCGGCCATCGCGGGCATGGATTCGTGCCGGGGCCTTTTTATTTTGATCATCCCGGCCCTGTCCCGGGGATCGGTCCTGTTCGCTTTCAGGGCGCTGGATTACGGCCGGACCGGCGGCCTCGGCCATGATTTTTTCAACCCGAAGCTCAGACTCTCCTCCTTCGGAGGGCTGGCCGTCCCGGCGGCCCTGGCGTTTTTCGCCGGACCGGCGGCGGCCGCGATCCTGCTTTCGGCCTTTGTTCTTTTGACCGCCGCCATCATCATCTACTATCAAAAACGCATGGGCCGCGCCACCGGAGACATGATGGGCGCCATGATCGAGGCGTCTGAAACCGGGCTTTTCCTGGCGGCCGCGGCCCTGGCCTGA